A single genomic interval of Lathyrus oleraceus cultivar Zhongwan6 chromosome 7, CAAS_Psat_ZW6_1.0, whole genome shotgun sequence harbors:
- the LOC127100802 gene encoding protein ANTAGONIST OF LIKE HETEROCHROMATIN PROTEIN 1: protein MDQWFLVMLSNLLHLHNSLDPTADTLSSTATSSASSTTSLLHSSSIAPLLLFTMASVLSHVASTRTPSSPSSNNSRRNKRRRNKNASDYSVAAFRALSTEHIWSLEPPLRDAQWRSLYGLSYPVFTTVVDKLKPHIAVSNLSLPSDYAVAMVLSRLAHGLSAKTLASRYSLEPYLVTKITNMVTRLLATKLYPEFIKIPVGRRRLVETTQSFEELTSLPNMCGAIDSSPVKLRSGPSSNPATYLSRYGYPSVLLQVVSDHKKIFWDVCVKAPGGTDDATHFRDSLLYQRLTSGDVVWDKVVNVRGHHVRPYVVGDWCYPLLPYLLTPYSPSGMGTPAQNLFDGMLMKGRSVVVEAIGLLKGRWTILQELNVGLHHVPQTIVACCVLHNLCQIAREPEPELWKDPDESGAQPRVLDSEKSLYFFGESLRQVLTEDLHQKLSSR, encoded by the coding sequence ATGGATCAATGGTTCTTAGTAATGCTCTCAAACCTCCTCCATCTCCACAACTCCCTCGACCCAACCGCCGACACACTCTCCTCCACCGCCACTTCCTCCGCCTCCTCCACCACATCCCTCCTCCACTCTTCCTCTATCGCACCACTCCTCCTCTTCACCATGGCCTCTGTCCTTTCCCACGTCGCTTCCACACGTACCCCATCCTCACCTTCCTCCAACAACAGCCGTCGTAACAAACGCCGCCGCAATAAAAACGCTTCCGACTACTCCGTTGCAGCTTTCCGAGCTCTCTCAACGGAACACATATGGTCCCTTGAACCTCCCCTCCGTGACGCTCAGTGGCGTTCCCTTTACGGTCTCTCTTACCCTGTCTTCACCACCGTCGTTGATAAACTCAAACCCCACATCGCCGTCTCTAACCTCTCTCTCCCTTCCGATTACGCAGTCGCTATGGTTCTCTCTCGTCTTGCTCATGGCCTCTCTGCTAAAACCCTCGCTTCTCGTTACTCCCTCGAACCTTACCTTGTTACAAAAATCACCAACATGGTCACTCGTCTTCTCGCCACCAAACTCTACCCGGAATTCATCAAAATCCCGGTCGGTCGCCGCCGTCTCGTGGAGACCACTCAATCCTTCGAAGAGCTCACCTCACTCCCCAACATGTGCGGGGCCATCGACTCTAGCCCTGTGAAGCTCCGTTCTGGTCCAAGTTCTAACCCTGCTACCTATCTTTCGCGTTACGGGTATCCTTCTGTTCTTCTTCAGGTTGTTTCTGACCACAAGAAGATATTCTGGGATGTTTGTGTGAAAGCTCCTGGCGGAACAGATGATGCTACCCATTTCAGGGATAGTCTTCTTTACCAGCGTCTAACTTCTGGGGATGTTGTTTGGGACAAAGTTGTCAATGTTCGAGGTCACCATGTTCGTCCTTATGTTGTTGGGGATTGGTGTTATCCTCTGTTGCCGTATTTGCTTACCCCTTATTCTCCAAGTGGGATGGGTACTCCTGCTCAGAACCTGTTTGATGGAATGCTTATGAAGGGAAGGTCTGTGGTGGTGGAAGCTATTGGTTTGCTGAAGGGAAGGTGGACAATTCTTCAGGAGTTGAATGTGGGTCTTCATCATGTGCCACAAACCATTGTGGCTTGTTGTGTTTTGCATAATTTATGCCAAATTGCTAGGGAACCTGAACCAGAGCTGTGGAAGGATCCTGATGAGAGTGGAGCTCAACCCAGGGTGCTGGATAGTGAGAAGTCTTTGTATTTCTTTGGGGAAAGCTTGAGGCAAGTTCTGACTGAGGATTTGCACCAAAAGCTCTCTTCAAGATAG